A single region of the Streptomyces sp. NBC_01262 genome encodes:
- a CDS encoding copper resistance CopC/CopD family protein — MASPFTESARPAFQGRGRAAARMLALLGVLLAVVLGGAVPASAHAALLKTTPGESLTVRTPPAQVALEFSEGVLLSDDSIRVLGPDGRRVDTGKPHATAGSRTAAVSLRSGLKNGTYTVAWKAVSADSHPVAGAFTFNIGKASKTTVALPQQEAGGGIVGTLYGIGRYISYAAFALLVGVSVFLGVCWPRGALLRPMQRLVAGAWAAMAAATLALLMLRGPYANGGSLGDALDLGGIRDALDTRPGAALLSRLLLLAAGAVFIAVMFGSYAKREDPVERQDLAWGLGIGGVVVAGGLASTWAMVEHASVGIQTNISMPLDVLHLLAMAVWLGGLVALLTALFKGLAIEREAVQRFSRIGFISVVTLVATGVYQSWRQVGSWNALVSTGYGQLLCVKIGLVVLLIELAWLSRRWTARLGEAQVQVPVVASKVLAGASAKGKGKAESDGGGDSDGERAGERAGQLARQEAALAKTEAKKARDADRERTGLRRSVLAEVAVAVVVLAVTTALTSTQPGRAATEQTTAGTVTAPVTTPDPVDVSLPFNTGGTKGKGDAEVTLDPATTGTNELHVLITDPDGNAENVPEVQVSFTLTAKKIGPIPVTLSKVDTGHWASTNVQLPIRGTWTMAVTVRTSDIDQITETKTVKIN, encoded by the coding sequence ATGGCGTCGCCGTTCACCGAATCAGCCCGTCCGGCCTTTCAGGGCCGGGGCCGGGCCGCCGCGCGCATGCTCGCCCTGCTGGGCGTCCTGCTCGCCGTCGTCCTCGGCGGCGCCGTACCCGCCTCCGCGCATGCGGCGCTGCTGAAGACCACCCCCGGCGAGAGCCTGACGGTGAGAACCCCGCCTGCGCAGGTCGCGCTTGAGTTCTCCGAGGGCGTGCTGCTGTCGGACGACTCGATCCGCGTGCTCGGCCCGGACGGCCGCCGCGTCGACACCGGCAAACCGCACGCCACGGCGGGCAGCAGGACGGCGGCGGTCTCACTGCGCTCGGGGCTGAAGAACGGCACGTACACCGTGGCCTGGAAGGCGGTCTCCGCCGACAGCCACCCGGTGGCGGGAGCCTTCACCTTCAACATCGGCAAGGCGTCGAAGACCACGGTCGCGTTGCCGCAGCAGGAGGCCGGCGGAGGCATCGTCGGCACGCTGTACGGGATCGGGCGGTACATCTCGTACGCCGCCTTCGCCCTCCTCGTCGGCGTCTCGGTCTTCCTCGGCGTGTGCTGGCCGCGCGGCGCGCTGCTGCGGCCCATGCAGCGCCTGGTCGCGGGCGCCTGGGCCGCCATGGCCGCGGCGACGCTCGCGCTGCTGATGCTGCGCGGGCCGTACGCGAACGGCGGCAGCCTCGGCGACGCGCTGGACCTCGGCGGAATCCGGGACGCGCTGGACACCCGGCCGGGGGCGGCGCTGCTGTCGCGGCTGCTGCTGCTGGCCGCCGGGGCGGTGTTCATCGCGGTGATGTTCGGTTCGTACGCCAAGCGCGAGGATCCCGTCGAGCGGCAGGACCTGGCCTGGGGGCTGGGCATCGGCGGCGTGGTGGTCGCGGGCGGGCTGGCGTCGACCTGGGCGATGGTCGAGCACGCGTCGGTCGGTATCCAGACGAACATCTCGATGCCGCTGGACGTACTGCACCTGCTGGCGATGGCGGTGTGGCTGGGCGGCCTGGTGGCGCTGCTGACGGCGCTGTTCAAGGGGCTGGCCATCGAGCGGGAGGCCGTGCAGCGCTTCTCGCGGATCGGCTTCATCTCGGTGGTGACCCTCGTCGCGACGGGCGTCTACCAGTCCTGGCGGCAGGTCGGCTCGTGGAACGCGCTCGTCTCGACCGGCTACGGGCAGCTGCTGTGCGTCAAGATCGGCCTGGTCGTGCTGCTCATCGAGCTGGCCTGGTTGTCGCGCCGCTGGACCGCCCGGCTGGGCGAGGCACAGGTGCAGGTGCCCGTGGTGGCGTCCAAGGTGCTGGCGGGCGCGTCCGCCAAGGGCAAGGGCAAGGCTGAGAGCGACGGAGGCGGCGACAGCGACGGCGAGCGGGCCGGCGAGCGGGCCGGGCAACTGGCCCGGCAGGAGGCCGCGCTGGCGAAGACCGAGGCGAAGAAGGCCCGCGACGCCGACCGGGAGCGCACCGGGCTGCGCAGGTCCGTGCTGGCGGAGGTGGCGGTGGCGGTGGTCGTGCTGGCGGTGACGACGGCGCTGACCAGTACGCAGCCGGGCCGCGCGGCCACCGAGCAGACCACGGCGGGCACGGTCACCGCGCCGGTCACCACCCCGGACCCGGTGGATGTGTCGCTGCCCTTCAACACGGGCGGCACGAAGGGCAAGGGCGACGCGGAGGTCACCCTGGACCCGGCCACCACCGGGACCAACGAGCTGCATGTGCTGATCACCGACCCGGACGGCAACGCCGAGAACGTGCCGGAGGTGCAGGTCAGCTTCACCCTCACCGCGAAGAAGATCGGCCCGATCCCGGTCACGCTGAGCAAGGTCGACACCGGCCACTGGGCCTCGACCAACGTCCAGCTCCCGATCCGCGGCACCTGGACGATGGCGGTGACCGTGCGGACCTCGGACATCGACCAGATCACCGAAACGAAGACAGTGAAGATCAACTGA